The following coding sequences lie in one Zingiber officinale cultivar Zhangliang chromosome 2B, Zo_v1.1, whole genome shotgun sequence genomic window:
- the LOC122048906 gene encoding indole-3-acetaldehyde oxidase-like, which produces MDYLIPIATACALTAFKLRHPIKMYLDRSTDMVMVGGRHPMKITYSVGFKSDGKITALYLNLLVNAGISEDYSPLISHAIITCLKKYNWGALAFDIKLCKTNLTSKSSMRAPGQVQGSYIAEAIIERVASFLSLDVDVVRKRNLHTYESLKFFYGSSSGEAPEYTLPAIVDELFTSASYFNRLEMVLHFNSCNKWKKRGISWVPIVYEVEPMPTPGKVSILNDGSIVVEVGGIEIGQGLWTKVKQMAAFGLEQLWDEEKKYLLDRVRIIQADTLSLVQGGLTAGSTKSEASCEAVRLACSILVSRLKPLKQSLEEQMGSISWDTLITQANLQYVNLSASTFWVADDTSSYLNYGAAISEVEIDVLTGATTILRADLTYDCGQSLSPAVDLGQVEGSFVQGIGFFVLLILFNI; this is translated from the exons ATGGACTACTTGATACCG ATTGCAACAGCATGTGCTCTCACAGCCTTTAAGTTGCGTCATCCAATAAAGATGTACCTTGATCGTAGCACGGATATGGTAATGGTAGGAGGAAGGCATCCAATGAAAATAACCTATTCTGTGGGTTTTAAATCCGATGGAAAGATTACGGCCTTGTACTTGAATTTGTTGGTAAATGCAGGCATATCAGAGGATTATAGTCCACTTATTTCACATGCCATTATAACTTGTCTAAAAAAATACAACTGGGGTGCTCTCGCTTTTGATATTAAACTATGCAAGACGAATCTTACAAGTAAATCATCGATGCGAGCACCAGGGCAGGTACAGGGATCTTACATTGCTGAAGCTATTATTGAGCGTGTAGCATCTTTCCTGTCCTTGGATGTCGATGTTGTGAGAAAAAGAAATTtgcatacatatgaaagcctgaAGTTTTTTTATGGAAGTAGCAGTGGAGAAGCTCCGGAATATACTTTACCTGCTATAGTTGATGAGTTGTTTACATCTGCAAGCTACTTCAATCGTCTTGAAATGGTATTGCATTTCAATAGTTGCAACAAATGGAAAAAACGAGGGATTTCTTGGGTACCAATTGTATATGAAGTGGAACCAATGCCAACACCAGGGAAAGTATCCATTCTAAATGATGGTTCAATTGTTGTTGAAGTCGGAGGAATTGAAATAGGCCAGGGACTGTGGACAAAGGTGAAGCAAATGGCTGCATTCGGTCTTGAACAGCTATGGGATGAAGAGAAAAAATATCTTTTGGATAGGGTTAGAATCATTCAAGCAGATACTCTGAGTTTGGTTCAGGGAGGTTTAACTGCTGGAAGCACCAAATCTGAAGCAAGCTGCGAAGCAGTTCGTCTAGCATGCTCTATTCTAGTCAGCAGATTAAAGCCTCTTAAGCAAAGTTTGGAAGAGCAAATGGGATCAATTTCATGGGACACCCTTATTACCCAG GCAAATTTGCAATATGTGAACTTATCAGCGAGTACATTTTGGGTTGCTGACGATACTTCATCATATCTAAATTATGGGGCTGCTATAAGCGAG GTAGAAATTGATGTTCTCACTGGAGCTACTACGATATTGAGAGCAGACCTTACATATGACTGCGGACAGAGCTTGAGTCCTGCCGTGGATCTAGgacag GTTGAAGGGTCTTTTGTTCAAGGAATTGGATTTTTTGTCCTATTGATTTTGTTCAATAtataa